TGTGGAAGGCAACCGTCGCGCCGCATTCAAGTAGCCGCTCGCTGAGCCACTGGGTGTTGGTGTCGAGCCGAACTCCGGTGATTAGCTCGTCACCGATCGCTATGATTTCTGCCTGCAGGGTGTTTTCTTCAGCCATAGGGGCAGTGTCGGCGGAAGAGAACGGCAAGGCAAGGGCCGGACGCTTACTTCGTGATGCTCACGCCCCAGCTTACTCCTCCACGGGGGCGGTGACGGTACCCGTAGCGATGACGCGGACCGTAGCAAGGTGGTGGGCCGTAGAAGGCGGGCTCGTAGTAATGCTCTTCGACGATGACCGGCTGGGCCGGAGCGGCCGCGACCGCTTGTGGGGCGGGCGGGTTTTGCATCGTTTGAATGACATCCGTTGCCACGCCGTTGTTATGCATGTAGATGACATCGGCGGCTGAAGGAGGAGCGGCAACCCCCGAAGTCTTGATGTAGTTGCTGATCAATCTCGGATCGACCCCTTGCTGACTCATCGCGACAACTTCGTCGATGGTCGCCGCGCCAGCGGGAACTTGCCGGCCCAGTTGGGCGGCAATAGCCGCACGGTTTTCCGCCTGCATCTGATCCATCGAATCGCCGACGGTTGCTCCGGTAATCGCACCAAGACCAGCGCCGATCAGTGCGCCGGATTCGGCTTGGCCACCGGTGGCATCGGCGACGAGCGCGCCGGCTCCGGCACCGACTAGGGCGCCAAGGCCTGCGCCTTTGTCGGCGTAGTAGGGGCTTCGGCAGCCGCTTGCTGCTAAGCCACAAGCGGTGAGTGCGAGAAGAACTAGGGTCTTGGCTTTCATCGTGAAGGCCTTTGTTGGGGCGAGAGTTGCGGGGCCGAGGATAGTCTCAACCAGTAATTATTGGGTCAAGATCAGGGCCTTTGACTTGGCATCGTATGCTTTCTTTTTCGGCCATTCAGGCTTGAACGCTTGCATCGTGCCTCTGGGGAGCGTAAACTTTAGCTAACTCGGGATTTGTGGCCGCTTGCAGCCGAAACTGCTAAAGAGCCGACGTTGTACCGCGTCTCCCCTGTCGGAAGTGTTTTTTAGAAACTGACATTCGACAGGCGTGGTAACGTAAGCACTAAGCAGATCATTAGCAAAGCCGCAGCACCGAGCGTGTCTGCGGCTTTTTTCGTGGTTTCAAGCCATGAGGTCGCATGCTGAACGCTTTGTTCTTGAGGTAACTCAACGATGAGTTTGCTTGAAATGCCGAACGCGAATGAATCCGACGCGAACAATCGTGGAACGAACGATCCCCTGAAGGACCCCGAGCTAGCAACGCTAGCGGTCCACGCTGGCGAGGCACGGCAGAAGCCGGGGGACTCGATCACCGATCCGATTTTTTGCGCGTCGACCTACACATTTGAAGACACGCAGTCGGTGATCGATTTCATCGAGGAAGAGCAGCCGCGCGAGGAGTATGGCCGCTACGGTAGTCCGGGCGAGCGTGTTGCCGAGAAAAAGCTCGCTGCGCTCGAAGCGGGTGAGGATGCCGTGCTATATTCCAGCGGTATGGCGGCGTTTGTCGGTCTGCTGATGGCGAAGCTAAACGCGGGCGATGAGGTAATTTTCTTCGATGAGTGTTACCACCGCAGCCGCGAGTTCTGCGCGAAGCACATGTCACGGTTTGGTGTCGTCACCAAACAGGTGAAGGCGTGCGACTACGATGCCATGGAAGCAGCTATCACGCCGAACACAAAGATGCTGATCAGCGAGTCGCCGACGAATCCGCACATGAGCTGCGTCGATCTTGATCGTCTTGTGGATATCGGCGTTTCGAAGGGCGTCGAGACATTGATCGATGCCACGCTCGCTACGCCCTACAATCTGCGTCCGATCCCCGCAGGTGTGGATTACGTGCTTCATTCAGCCACGAAGTATCTCGGTGGTCACAACGATTTACTGGCTGGTGTGGTTGTGGGTTCGAAGGAAAAGCTCGAACCGGTCCGCAAGCTCCGCGGCATCATGGGTGCTGTCAACGGTCCGCAGAATATCTATCTTTTGCTGCGTGGACTCAAGACTTTTGAATTGCGGATGCAACGTCACAATGCCAACGGCTTGCAGGTGGCTAAGTTTTTAGAGCAGCATCCGCGTGTGGAAAAGGTCTACTACCCTGGCTTAGAATCGCATCCGTACTACGAGGTCGCGCAGCGTTTCATGAAGGGATACGGCGGGCTGGTGACTTTCCTGGTGAAAGATGCGGACTGGCGAGCCACTGCGGATGTCGTCGATGCAGCAAAGATCCCCCGCATCGCGCCGAGCCTCGGCGGTGTCGAATCGCTCATTGAGCAGCCGCTCGTGATGAGCTACTACCAGTGCACACCGGAGGAGCGGGAACAGTTTGGAATCTACGACAACATGATCCGGATGGCGTGTGGTATCGAGAGCGGCGACGATTTGGTGGCTGACCTTTCTCAAGCGCTGGACCGTTAGTATTTACCACAGAGCACACGGAGAGCACGGAGGTTTGTTAGAATAATTGGTGAGGGTTCTAAAGCTTGCTGACGAAGGCAATACTCTTAATCGAGTGACAGTCATTCCTCGTCAATAACTATCGCCAATCAATTTCCACATAGTAACTCAATGCTGATAAAGACGGCTACAAACATCACAGGAACCTCCGTGCTCTCCGTGTTCTCTGTGGTTGAAAAAACAACTTAGGTAAACATGGAATTCCGAACGCGCGCCATCCACGTCGGCAATGAAGCCTGTAAGCAGACCGGTGCGGTCGTTCCACCGTTGCACGTTGCTTCGACCTTTGTCCAGCCCGGCGCGGGTGACTGGGGGGAGTTTGACTATTCTCGCTCAGGTAATCCCACACGAAAGGGTTTCGAGGAGACGCTCGCTTCACTTGAAGGGGGCTGCGGGGCTTTGGCATTTGCTTCGGGAATGGCCGCCACACATTGCGTAACGGAGATGCTTTCCTCGGGTGATCATGTCGTTGCCGGGAGCGACATCTACGGTGGCACTTATCGGTTGCTGCATAAAGTCTGCAATCGGGCGGGTATCCAGGTCAGCCTCGTCGATGCGACTAATCCTGAGAACATTGCTGCCGCAATCACTCCCAGCACTAAGCTGATTTGGATTGAAAGTCCGGGCAATCCCCGGATGACGATCACCGACATTGCCACCTGTGCGACGATTGCGAAACAGAAAGGCGTGCTGCTTGGTGTGGATAGCACATTTGCAACGCCCGTTCTCACCCGTCCGCTGGAGCTTGGTGCGGACATCGTGATGCATTCGGCGACCAAGTACATCGGCGGTCACAGCGATTTGATGGGCGGGGCGCTGGTGGTCAAAGACAAGCAACTGTTCGACGAGTTGTACTTCGTGCAGAACGCCACTGGCGCAATCATGGGCCCGTTGGAAGCGTTTCTCTGTTCGCGTGGCTTGAAGACGCTGGAACTGCGAGTGCGGGAACAGTCGCGGACCGCACGACAATTGGCTGAGTGGCTTGACGCTCACGAGCAAGTTAAGGCGGTTCATTACCCCGGGGTGCTGAAGCACCCCGGCCATGAGGTTGCGAAGGAGCAAATGCAGGGCGGCTTCGGGGCGATGCTTAGCTTCGAACTGAACGGCGATTACGCGGCAACAAAGAAGTTCGTCGAGTCGACGAAGCTGTTCCAACTAGCCGTGAGCCTGGGGGCTGTGGAATCGCTCATCGAGCAACCCGCCAGCATGTCGCACGCCAGTTATGATGCCGAGGATCGGAAGAAGCATGGCATTAGTGATGGGTTGATCAGGCTTTCTGTTGGATTGGAAGCAGTCGAGGATCTCCAGGCGGACTTAGAACAAGCTTTTCAATCAAGCTAGGATACCGATTATGCAGTTAGGTTTTGTCAGCGCCATTTTTGGCGATCTTTCTCTTGAAGAAGTGTTCCAGCACGCCAGTGATCTCGGCTTTGACTGCGTGGAAGTGATGTGCTGGCCGCCGGGAGGACCTGACCGAAAGTATGGCGGGGTCTGTCATCTCGACTGCGTCGATTTCTCACAATCTCAAGCGGATGATACGAACGCACTGGCTGAGAAGTATGGCGTTGCGATCTCTGCCTTGGGTTACTACTCGATTCCTCTCTCCGCTGAGAAGGATCAAGCCGACGCTTCTCGCGAGCATCTGCGCAAGGTGATCGACGCGACGGCGATGCTGGGCTTGTCGACTACCAACTCGTTCATTGGTGCCAACAAGAACATGAATCTGGAAGAGAACTTCAAGCAATACGAACAGGTTTGGCCAGACATCGTGAAGTACGCCGAAGATAAGGGTGTGCGGATCGGCATCGAGAACTGCCCGATGCTGTTTGAGAATACTTGGCCGTTTGGTCTGAACATGGCCCGAACGCCAGCGATCTGGCGGCGGATGTTTGAGATTATCCCTTCGGAGAGTTTCGGCCTGAATTACGATCCGTCCCACCTGCGGATGCAACTCATTGACCCTATTGCACCGATCCGTGAATTCGGCCCGAGAATCTTTCATACCCATGCAAAAGACATGCGTGTCGATACGCACTCGCTCAACGAGATTGGTTCGCTTGAGCCGCCGATGAGCCGCAGCACGGCGAAGATCCCTGGCTACGGAGACATCAGTTGGGGAGCATTCCTCGGGGCTCTCACGGATGCTGGTTACGATGGCCCAGTGTGCGTGGAGGTCGAAGATGAAGCGTTCGAGGGGGATCTTGCTCGTCGGCGGCAATCACTGCAGGTGAGCCACGGTGTGTTGCGACCGTTGATCCCGTGACGAGTTGATAGGCGGCTTCATGAACTTAGCTGGGTGGCTGGGGACGAGTTGAGCGAGCCCCCAGATTCTCAAAACTGGGGGCAGCCTCCAGCTGACCCCAGCCACCCATTGCGTTGTTTCCACTATTTCTGTGGCCCAAAGACAGTCACCGAGCCTTCCCGCCCAGGTACTTGGATATGGTCGATCTGGACGAGTCCGTGCGGGCGTTGGCAGGCCCCGATTGTTTCTTCGCTGACCAGTAGGTCCACGTCGAACTTCTTCGTGGCGCCTTCTAACCGGCTCGCTAAATTGACCGTGTCGCCGATCACTGTGTACGCGGCGCGCTGGGCAGTTCCGACGTTGCCGGCGATTACCGGACCATAGTGGACGCCGATACCGTGGCGAAGCTTTGGAAGTCCGCGATTTTCTCTGAGTCGATTGTGTTCGTCGATGGCACGCATCATTGCAAGCGCGCACTGGATGGCTTGGTCGGCGTCGTCCTCGCTGGGTACGGGGGCTCCGAAGACAGCCATTATTCCATCGCCCATGAACTTATCGACAATCCCTTTATGTACGGTGATCGTATCGACCATGACGCTCATGTAGGCGTTGAGTTGCTCGACGATGTCTTCTGGGTCGAGTGACTCCGCGTAGGAGGTAAAGCCACGGAGGTCAGAAAAAAGCACCGCAACGCTTTGTCGTTCTCCACCAAGCCGAAGGTCGGCTTCTTTGAGGACGACGCTGGCCACTTCAGGAGAGAGGTATGCGCCAAGCTTGGTCTTTGCTGATTCGGCGAGCAACGTTTCGCGGGCTGCTTGGCGAACCAGGCGGCTGGTCCGTGTGGCGATCGTGACTCCAAGAACCGTCGAGCCAGCCAGTGCCACGCCGACTGTGACCCATTCGGCCCAGCCGATGATCTTTAGGTTGTCGACTTTAATCGTACTTGCGGTGACAAGAGCGATCAGCATCACGCTATTGATGATCGCTCCAAACAGAGCCGCCTTAGCTGAAAGCCTGACGCCTGCGGTGACGATGGCCAGGTAAACCACCGAAGTGCCGTGGACTTCGACGATGCTCTGATGCGAGTCGCCCGGTGCGATCACGTAGGCGAGGACCAATGCGTTCACCAAGATTGCATCGATCGCGATGGAAACGTATGTCAGTGCTGGCTTTGGGGTCGCCTTTCGCAATCTCCAGATGACAAAGATCGACCAACAAAGGCCCAACAGACCGAATGAAAAAGCAGCCACCGCTCGCGGAACAAGTGCCACCAGATTACTGCCGTGGATGATCGGCCACGCAAGTGTCACTGTAGCGCCGACGACAAGCCGTGCCCAGGCGATGCCGAGTTCGCCTTCGCGTGCAGCTTCGCTGAGGAGACGATTGACGATGGAGTCTGTGCGGCCTTCTTCGGTGACTATTCGTTTCATAGTTAGTCGCGAAAATTTACTGAGTTAATTCCTATTCAGAAAAACTCGTCCCTCACGGAAAGTACTGCCATGACTAACATGCCTAGAATTGCTAACGAATTCCAAACGATCATTGCCTTAAATGCGATACTGCCAGCAGGATGAGTTGCTCTCCACCAGCTATCCAATGCCACGCCAGAACGTATTTGGGAATAGAGCAAGAAGGCCATGAATACTGGGAGAGAGCAAGCGATCAAAGAAAGGGGAATTGCGTCAGAAAGAGCTTTCAGAAACAAAACCATGCAAAATACAGAGAAGTAGATGAAGAAAACCCAGAGATATTTTTTTCCAATTTCTAGTTTCACGGTCGGAACTCCACTCTCATTCCAACTAGACCCGACAGCCTTTTGAGAAAGTCCTCACGAGGCACCTCAATTGCCCCAAGACTCCCAGTGTGTTCGGTCCACTGCTGAATGTCGAGCAGGCGAAAACCTTGTTTGGTGAGATGCTCAATCAAATAGTAAAGGGCGAGCTTCGAGCCATCGCGTTGTCGGTGGAACATACTTTCTCCTGCGAAAGCTCCTCCGACGGCCACTCCGTAAATGCCGCCCACGAGTTCAGCTTCATTCCAAACCTCAACACTGTGGGCGTGGCCGAGCGTGTGTAACTTGACATAAGCGGCGATCATCTCTTCGCTGAGCCAGGTTCCGAGTTCGCGCCCAGGGCCGACCGAGCACGCCTCGATCACCTTTGAGAACGCTTGGTTGATCGTCGGCTTGTATTTGCCGCTGCGGATTCTTCTTTCCAGACGCTTGGAAACGTACATGCCGTCCAATGGCATGAGTGCCCGTGGGTCGGGCGACCACCAGAGCATCGGGTCTTCTGAGAAGGTAGGCCAGGGGAAAATCCCGTGGCGATAAGCGTCGAGGAGGCGCTCTGGCGAAAGATCCCCTCCAATGGCGACCAGTCCGTCTGGGGAAGCTTCATCAGCAGGTGGAAAGAACTTCGAGGCCATCGCTCAGGTCGATCAGGAGGAGACTGCGAACGAAACTCTGCGTATTGCGTATGGTTTAACGGACTGATTTCGCAAGGGTTATCAGCTCATGCAGCCGGATGTCGGTTTGGCTGCAAGCCAACGAATAATTGCTACAATAAGTCAAACGCAACTAGGCCAGCCACGTGCAGCGACAGTTTTTCCCGATTCTAGCACGCGACCGGTTTTCTGATTACCACTGATGACCGACGAATCCTTTCCACCGACGCTTTCGCCTTCAACGGGGGCACCGCCTCCGCAGAGCCAACCGATCGATCCTGCTTCATCCACTGGCGTGGAGCGACCGACGCCTACAGGGAGCGAAATGGAAGCTCGGCACGCGCTTGAGGACCAAGCGCGATTGAACCGACTGCTGCGGATTTTTTTCGGTCTCTCCACGCTCCTGCTGCTTGGACTGCTTGTGCCCTACTTTGCTGGCCGCATTCAATACAGCCTGACTGCCGCTAAAGAGAGAGCCGAGGCGGATGTTGCCCGCGAAAATATGCGCGACTTTCAACTCGCCCAGCAGGTCGAAGCGTACACCATTCTTCCGCAAGTGGTGCGACCGAGCGTCGTTAGCATCCGGACCAACCGACGCACCCGAATGGGCAACGGTCAAGGTCAGGGCTCGGGAGTAATCGTGGACAAAGAGGGCTACATTCTGACGAACGAGCATGTTGTGCGTGGGGTCAACTCAGTTGACATTGAGTTAAGCGATGGCCGCACGGGCTCGGGCAGCGTTATCGGCATTGATCCCGATCTCGACTTGGCCGTTGTGAAGACCGAGCTCGGTGATCTCACTCCTGCCGCTTGGGGTAACAGCGAAGACCTCGAAGTGGGCGAACCCGTTTGGGCGTTCGGAAGCCCCTTCGGACTGAAGCAAACCGTCACGTCGGGGATTGTCAGTGCGAAGAAACGCCGCGGCATCACCCGTGGTCCTTACAACGAGTTCCTCCAGACCGACGCGGCAGTCAATCCGGGCAATAGTGGCGGCCCGTTGGTCAATTCCCGCGCCGAAGTGGTTGGCATCAACAACATGATCTTCGGCGAAGGCTTTCAGGGAA
The genomic region above belongs to Lacipirellulaceae bacterium and contains:
- a CDS encoding glycine zipper domain-containing protein, with protein sequence MKAKTLVLLALTACGLAASGCRSPYYADKGAGLGALVGAGAGALVADATGGQAESGALIGAGLGAITGATVGDSMDQMQAENRAAIAAQLGRQVPAGAATIDEVVAMSQQGVDPRLISNYIKTSGVAAPPSAADVIYMHNNGVATDVIQTMQNPPAPQAVAAAPAQPVIVEEHYYEPAFYGPPPCYGPRHRYGYRHRPRGGVSWGVSITK
- a CDS encoding aminotransferase class I/II-fold pyridoxal phosphate-dependent enzyme — protein: MSLLEMPNANESDANNRGTNDPLKDPELATLAVHAGEARQKPGDSITDPIFCASTYTFEDTQSVIDFIEEEQPREEYGRYGSPGERVAEKKLAALEAGEDAVLYSSGMAAFVGLLMAKLNAGDEVIFFDECYHRSREFCAKHMSRFGVVTKQVKACDYDAMEAAITPNTKMLISESPTNPHMSCVDLDRLVDIGVSKGVETLIDATLATPYNLRPIPAGVDYVLHSATKYLGGHNDLLAGVVVGSKEKLEPVRKLRGIMGAVNGPQNIYLLLRGLKTFELRMQRHNANGLQVAKFLEQHPRVEKVYYPGLESHPYYEVAQRFMKGYGGLVTFLVKDADWRATADVVDAAKIPRIAPSLGGVESLIEQPLVMSYYQCTPEEREQFGIYDNMIRMACGIESGDDLVADLSQALDR
- a CDS encoding PLP-dependent aspartate aminotransferase family protein, with product MEFRTRAIHVGNEACKQTGAVVPPLHVASTFVQPGAGDWGEFDYSRSGNPTRKGFEETLASLEGGCGALAFASGMAATHCVTEMLSSGDHVVAGSDIYGGTYRLLHKVCNRAGIQVSLVDATNPENIAAAITPSTKLIWIESPGNPRMTITDIATCATIAKQKGVLLGVDSTFATPVLTRPLELGADIVMHSATKYIGGHSDLMGGALVVKDKQLFDELYFVQNATGAIMGPLEAFLCSRGLKTLELRVREQSRTARQLAEWLDAHEQVKAVHYPGVLKHPGHEVAKEQMQGGFGAMLSFELNGDYAATKKFVESTKLFQLAVSLGAVESLIEQPASMSHASYDAEDRKKHGISDGLIRLSVGLEAVEDLQADLEQAFQSS
- a CDS encoding sugar phosphate isomerase/epimerase family protein, producing MQLGFVSAIFGDLSLEEVFQHASDLGFDCVEVMCWPPGGPDRKYGGVCHLDCVDFSQSQADDTNALAEKYGVAISALGYYSIPLSAEKDQADASREHLRKVIDATAMLGLSTTNSFIGANKNMNLEENFKQYEQVWPDIVKYAEDKGVRIGIENCPMLFENTWPFGLNMARTPAIWRRMFEIIPSESFGLNYDPSHLRMQLIDPIAPIREFGPRIFHTHAKDMRVDTHSLNEIGSLEPPMSRSTAKIPGYGDISWGAFLGALTDAGYDGPVCVEVEDEAFEGDLARRRQSLQVSHGVLRPLIP
- a CDS encoding adenylate/guanylate cyclase domain-containing protein — encoded protein: MKRIVTEEGRTDSIVNRLLSEAAREGELGIAWARLVVGATVTLAWPIIHGSNLVALVPRAVAAFSFGLLGLCWSIFVIWRLRKATPKPALTYVSIAIDAILVNALVLAYVIAPGDSHQSIVEVHGTSVVYLAIVTAGVRLSAKAALFGAIINSVMLIALVTASTIKVDNLKIIGWAEWVTVGVALAGSTVLGVTIATRTSRLVRQAARETLLAESAKTKLGAYLSPEVASVVLKEADLRLGGERQSVAVLFSDLRGFTSYAESLDPEDIVEQLNAYMSVMVDTITVHKGIVDKFMGDGIMAVFGAPVPSEDDADQAIQCALAMMRAIDEHNRLRENRGLPKLRHGIGVHYGPVIAGNVGTAQRAAYTVIGDTVNLASRLEGATKKFDVDLLVSEETIGACQRPHGLVQIDHIQVPGREGSVTVFGPQK
- the aat gene encoding leucyl/phenylalanyl-tRNA--protein transferase — its product is MASKFFPPADEASPDGLVAIGGDLSPERLLDAYRHGIFPWPTFSEDPMLWWSPDPRALMPLDGMYVSKRLERRIRSGKYKPTINQAFSKVIEACSVGPGRELGTWLSEEMIAAYVKLHTLGHAHSVEVWNEAELVGGIYGVAVGGAFAGESMFHRQRDGSKLALYYLIEHLTKQGFRLLDIQQWTEHTGSLGAIEVPREDFLKRLSGLVGMRVEFRP
- a CDS encoding trypsin-like peptidase domain-containing protein produces the protein MTDESFPPTLSPSTGAPPPQSQPIDPASSTGVERPTPTGSEMEARHALEDQARLNRLLRIFFGLSTLLLLGLLVPYFAGRIQYSLTAAKERAEADVARENMRDFQLAQQVEAYTILPQVVRPSVVSIRTNRRTRMGNGQGQGSGVIVDKEGYILTNEHVVRGVNSVDIELSDGRTGSGSVIGIDPDLDLAVVKTELGDLTPAAWGNSEDLEVGEPVWAFGSPFGLKQTVTSGIVSAKKRRGITRGPYNEFLQTDAAVNPGNSGGPLVNSRAEVVGINNMIFGEGFQGISFAIPSELAKDTYEKLRRDGYVERGFLGVMPTKVPDEMARQLGLDRNQGVLVNTLTANTPAHNAGFRRNDVILTWNGQPYNDPTLLSRAIAATPIGAKVPVEVLRNTNGGVAEKTLEVTVGARPRR